A region of Drosophila mauritiana strain mau12 chromosome 3L, ASM438214v1, whole genome shotgun sequence DNA encodes the following proteins:
- the LOC117138993 gene encoding vacuolar ATPase assembly integral membrane protein VMA21 homolog yields MSTKNKKAAGGNVGAPKQTRQQSHDSQDYSSFKTVLFYCMLIVFLPVLTFFVLKGFVLDQFLDISEVKVNIASAVGAVVALHIALGLYIYRAYFGAPGSKGSKTD; encoded by the exons ATGTCGACCAAGAACAAGAAAGCCGCCGGTGGCAACGTAGGAGCGCCGAAACAAACCCGCCAGCAGTCGCAC GACTCGCAGGACTATAGCTCCTTCAAGACAGTGCTCTTCTACTGCATGCTCATCGTTTTCCTGCCCGTGCTGACCTTCTTCGTGCTGAAGGGCTTCGTTCTGGACCAGTTCCTCGACATTTCCGAAGTCAAAGTGAACATAGCATCCGCCGTAGGAGCAGTCGTTGCATTGCACATCGCCCTGGGCCTCTATATCTACAGGGCCTACTTCGGGGCACCCGGTTCCAAGGGCTCCAAAACGGACTAA
- the LOC117138988 gene encoding zinc transporter 1, giving the protein MVKDILQRCKPIPLYIVLVLSICYFVLQLILSHLTHGLTLLMASHHMLCNIFALGGCIITIKHSKQAPEPRNPPPALTKINGSGVAVSLAETDAQTRAKRERREQKLRNTFGWARIDILTMLIVFIILASLSFSLVVEALQTLVHIDHQDTMHLPIPVMMLGFIGLILNGLTYLLIGGYTLHQGSFLHLTPGGNVVLERPMSSNLDVSLTPMQRQLSKSQNDRQLREQLEAEVGSVYFATKRQGAVEMLRDVSSTVFVIVCAAIVYVAEDEQHTAKFIDPVLSIFSCVLLVTLSYPYMKESCLILLQTIPGSIDLEIFERTLVTKFPEIISYHDLHIWQLAAHRYVATIHIQFQNPKLYLQIIERVRAYFHDQGIGAVTIQPEFYPSTNKNASASLECLMQCQAVECIEKVCCRDSRTDLREVCDAPSGRKSSSPAKCAASSHEHSRAKSKSCAELSAVVVEKPEELSAGQLLKGQDQQVAKSMPKLEETCSDATKEDTAELNGSPPGPTSSD; this is encoded by the exons ATGGTGAAGGATATTCTCCAGCGGTGCAAGCCGATACCGCTGTACATCGTACTGGTGCTGTCGATCTGCTACTTCGTGCTCCAGCTGATCCTCAGCCACTTGACCCATGGACTCACTCTGCTGATGGCCAGTCATCACATGCTGTGTAATATTTTTGCACTCGGAGGTTGTATCATCACAATTAAG CACAGCAAACAAGCGCCGGAGCCGAGGAATCCTCCACCCGCCCTGACCAAGATAAATGGCTCCGGAGTGGCTGTCAGCTTGGCCGAAACGGATGCCCAAACACGGGCCAAAAGGGAGCGTCGGGAGCAGAAGCTACGGAATACATTCGGTTGGGCCAGGATCGATATTTTGACCATGCTGATTGTGTTCATCATCCTGGCCTCGTTATCCTTTTCGCTGGTGGTGGAAGCTCTGCAAACTCTGGTTCACATCGATCATCAGGACACGATGCATCTACCCATACCCGTGATGATGCTGGGCTTCATCGGGCTAATCCTGAATGGACTAACATATCTGCTAATTGGCGGATACACGCTGCACCAGGGAAGCTTTCTGCACCTCACACCCGGCGGAAACGTGGTGCTGGAGCGACCCATGTCCAGCAACTTGGATGTATCCCTGACTCCGATGCAAAGACAGCTCAGCAAATCCCAGAACGATCGTCAGTTGCGCGAGCAACTAGAGGCGGAGGTGGGTAGTGTTTACTTCGCCACCAAACGCCAGGGAGCCGTCGAAATGCTGCGGGATGTGTCCAGTACCGTATTTGTGATCGTTTGCGCCGCAATCGTCTATGTGGCGGAGGATGAGCAGCACACGGCCAAGTTCATTGATCCCGTGCTCTCAATTTTCTCCTGCGTCCTGCTGGTGACGCTTAGTTATCCCTACA TGAAGGAATCCTGCTTGATCCTTCTGCAAACCATCCCTGGCTCCATCGACTTGGAGATCTTTGAGCGAACCTTGGTCACCAAGTTCCCGGAGATCATCAGTTATCACGACCTGCATATATGGCAATTGGCCGCCCACCGATACGTGGCTACCATACACATCCAGTTCCAGAATCCCAAACTCTACCTCCAGATCATCGAACGGGTTCGGGCATACTTCCACGATCAGGGAATCGGAGCGGTCACAATCCAACCGGAGTTCTATCCGTCCACCAATAAGAATGCCTCTGCCTCGCTAGAATGCCTGATGCAGTGCCAGGCAGTGGAGTGCATCGAGAAGGTTTGCTGCAGGGATTCTCGCACCGATCTCCGCGAGGTCTGTGATGCTCCTAGCGGCCGAAAGTCGTCTTCTCCAGCCAAGTGTGCAGCCAGTAGCCACGAACATAGCAGAGCCAAATCCAAGTCTTGCGCTGAACTCAGTGCAGTGGTTGTGGAGAAACCTGAGGAACTATCCGCTGGCCAGCTACTAAAGGGTCAAGATCAGCAAGTAGCGAAGTCCATGCCCAAACTGGAGGAAACTTGTTCGGATGCGACGAAAGAGGATACAGCCGAGTTAAACGGCAGTCCACCTGGGCCAACGAGTAGCGATTGA
- the LOC117139421 gene encoding uncharacterized protein LOC117139421 isoform X3: MAGKSQYGKFDFPSFLSLCVCVFVNCNSKAVLTPPQPPAPPPPPPQANNNSKAILECINFMAETNKVRLLRGYLYAGELRQLTAGSKTACQELSLEPFWQPQPLLTKITDGGSFELQEQFAIINDERFLQSVERQQLVMELRPLGGVVRLPLHQFFIAYRDSSITNHLCKGKLPVISIDGWAPIVSAENQAPLGELKVLLAIGSESQIAQLKQLRGFDPDNNQVPAPSRTTDLLDMLQNAIAAPTPSIAAPVMPPPPAPPAPSTFSFQLRIVGAAGLPLNPGYGKSKKQVKRQSAAKRFPPNEPPNTYVTFQAISCNSQTYKSHEGLVYATPIVPKSTKPQWLSKFRVDVSRDYRSNPQKLFILKLWKKAIVSPNGITEPSPHEDAIIGFAALNLNQKQAGGGFPSGWHNIVDFNGRVTGGIEAHVEPISPSVDTVIDQFEKSMELGHLQLGQAIKRKYTELEEISQRLRSRLVDVTGETLKFPEFDVDSALDSWQQEGDDDDLAEDFERSLRTPTPPGSPTPSTSSAAQNLRNSNGQE; this comes from the exons ATGGCCGGAAAATCACAGTACGGAAAATTCGATTTCCCAAGTTTTCTgagtctgtgtgtgtgtgtgtttg TTAACTGCAACTCGAAGGCCGTTTTAACGCCCCCTCAGCCGCCGGCAccgccacctcctcctccccaagccaacaacaacagcaaagcCATCTTGGAGTGCATCAACTTCATGGCGGAGACCAATAAAGTCCGTCTCCTCAGGGGTTATCTCTACGCCGGGGAGCTGCGTCAATTAACGGCGGGTAGTAAGACCGCCTGCCAGGAGCTATCGCTTGAGCCCTTCTGGCAGCCACAGCCACTGCTGACCAAGATCACTGATGGCGGATCCTTCGAGCTGCAGGAGCAGTTCGCCATCATCAATGATGAGCGCTTCCTGCAGAGCGTCGAGCGGCAGCAGCTGGTCATGGAGCTGCGTCCCTTGGGAGGAGTCGTACGACTTCCGCTGCACCAGTTCTTCATCGCCTACAGAGACTCCAGCATCACAAATCACCTGTGCAAGGGAAAG CTACCAGTGATCTCCATCGATGGCTGGGCACCCATTGTCAGTGCTGAGAACCAGGCGCCTCTGGGCGAGCTCAAGGTGCTCCTGGCCATTGGAAGTGAGTCGCAGATCGCTCAACTGAAGCAGCTGCGTGGCTTCGACCCTGACAACAACCAAGTACCGGCTCCAAGCAGGACCACAGACTTACTCGACATGCTTCAAAATGCCATCGCAGCTCCGACGCCGAGCATCGCAGCTCCAGTAATGCCGCCGCCACCGGCTCCGCCAGCGCCCAGTACCTTTAGCTTCCAGTTGCGCATCGTGGGAGCTGCTGGACTGCCCCTGAATCCCGGCTATGGGAAATCGAAGAAGCAAGTCAAACGTCAGTCGGCAGCCAAGCGCTTCCCGCCCAACGAACCTCCCAACACGTATGTGACCTTCCAGGCCATCAGTTGCAATAGTCAGACGTACAAGTCGCACGAAGGATTGGTGTACGCCACACCCATTGTACCCAAATCGACGAAGCCCCAGTGGCTCAGCAAGTTCCGGGTGGACGTGAGCCGCGATTATCGCAGCAAT CCCCAGAAGCTATTCATTCTGAAACTGTGGAAGAAGGCGATTGTTAGCCCAAATGGCATCACAGAGCCTTCGCCTCATGAAGATGCCATAATAGGATTCGCTGCACTTAATCTCAATCAGAAGCAGGCGGGCGGAGGCTTTCCCAGCGGATGGCATAACATAGTAGACTTCAATGGACGTGTGACTGGGGGAATCGAGGCGCACGTGGAGCCCATATCGCCCAGTGTGGATACCGTGATCGATCAGTTCGAGAAGTCCATGGAACTGGGTCACTTGCAGTTGGGCCAGGCCATCAAGCGCAAATACACGGAGCTGGAGGAGATCTCGCAGAGATTGCGATCTCGGCTGGTGGATGTGACGGGGGAAACGCTGAAGTTTCCGGAATTCGATGTTGACTCCGCATTGGACAGTTGGCAACAGGAGGGAGATGACGATGATTTGGCGGAGGACTTTGAACGCTCCCTGCGCACTCCCACGCCGCCGGGCTCGCCAACGCCCTCCACCAGCTCCGCCGCACAAAATCTCAGAAACTCCAACGGCCAGGAATAG
- the LOC117141104 gene encoding NADH dehydrogenase [ubiquinone] 1 alpha subcomplex subunit 9, mitochondrial, producing MAAIVLTRNLQLAKHHGSGVVGVLCLRGYSAAAAPPEDGPRPLKTTNPAAMKRGTGGRSSFNGIVATVFGATGFVGRYVCNKLGKSGSQMILPYRGDDSDVIRLKVTGDLGQVLFHFYNLEDPASIREAVKHSNVVINLVGRDFETKNFKFKDVHVNGAERIARIAREAGVERFIHLSSLNVEANPKDLYVKGGSEWLKSKYEGELRVRDAFPNATIIRPADIYGSEDRFLRYYAHIWRRQFRSMPLWHKGEKTVKQPVYVSDVAQAIINAAKDPDSAGRVYQAVGPKRYQLSELVDWFHRLMRKDQKRWGYMRYDMRWDPTFLLKAKLNSFICPGTPIGGLHPARIEREAVTDKVLTGVPTLEDLGVTLTTMEQQVPWELRPYRAALYYDAELGEFETPSPPKCIEARDELRLFA from the exons ATGGCCGCCATAGTACTAACCCGTAATCTCCAGCTGGCCA AGCACCACGGCAGTGGCGTGGTTGGAGTTTTATGCCTGCGTGGATATTCAGCCGCTGCTGCGCCGCCGGAAGATGGTCCACGTCCACTGAAGACCACCAATCCGGCTGCCATGAAGCGCGGAACTGGCGGACGTAGCAGTTTCAATGGGATTGTGGCCACTGTGTTTGGAGCCACCGGTTTCGTGGGTCGCTATGTGTGCAACAAACTTGGCAAATCTGGCTCCCAGATGATCCTGCCCTATCGCGGTGACGATTCGGATGTTATCCGTCTTAAGGTCACCGGGGATCTTGGCCAGGTGCTCTTCCACTTCTACAACCTGGAAGATCCCGCCTCCATTCGTGAGGCAGTCAAGCACTCGAACGTGGTCATCAACCTGGTGGGCAGGGACTTCGAGACCAAAAACTTCAAGTTCAAGGATGTCCATGTCAACGGAGCTGAGAGGATCGCTAG GATTGCCCGCGAGGCTGGCGTGGAGCGCTTCATCCACCTGTCCTCTTTGAACGTGGAGGCCAATCCCAAGGATCTGTACGTCAAGGGCGGCAGCGAGTGGCTGAAAAGCAAGTACGAGGGTGAGCTGCGCGTGCGCGACGCCTTCCCCAACGCCACGATCATCCGTCCTGCGGATATCTACGGCTCCGAGGATCGCTTCTTGCGCTACTACGCCCACATCTGGCGCCGTCAGTTCCGCTCGATGCCGCTGTGGCACAAGGGAGAGAAGACCGTCAAGCAGCCCGTCTACGTTTCGGACGTGGCCCAGGCCATCATCAACGCCGCCAAGGATCCGGACAGCGCTGGCCGCGTCTACCAGGCTGTGGG ACCTAAACGCTATCAGTTGAGCGAGCTGGTCGACTGGTTCCACCGACTGATGCGCAAGGACCAGAAGCGCTGGGGCTACATGCGCTACGACATGCGCTGGGACCCCACCTTCCTGCTGAAAGCCAAGCTGAACAGTTTCATCTGCCCCGGCACCCCGATCGGCGGTCTGCATCCCGCTCGCATCGAGCGCGAGGCTGTCACCGACAAGGTCCTGACTGGTGTGCCCACGCTTGAGGATTTGGGCGTCACGCTGACCACCATGGAGCAGCAGGTGCCATGGGAGCTGCGTCCCTACCGCGCTGCCCTCTACTACGACGCCGAGCTGGGCGAGTTCGAGACTCCTTCGCCGCCCAAGTGCATCGAGGCGCGCGATGAACTGCGTCTGTTTGCCTAA
- the LOC117139421 gene encoding uncharacterized protein LOC117139421 isoform X1, whose product MIAEFPRPTTNVNWENRKSRQSQEADKSPSECSKSISCDVDGGRKFGQKKRSNKQQQQQQQQLQAERKEEELCQKQGVKDKNSKKKKKLAGEEDKKKKQEERENRKKKQQLQQQQRANKKKQRHQPPRVQRKKNLVLFLDYLRQFGAVESEIVAVESAGCCDVRGAGCHHANGKYAAHNGTWSHFEHKTQIYALYRHLEIGGPLEQVQQQQQLRVCPIRTRLRFEMLFAEPPPTQGHAPTAHGHDHTADNMPDAPPGGEPVIPMLQDQQNSELMAGTASNVELMEAMKKLDADLVALFATAASAEPLKIRKQQEVLWPEAEPEQIAQDSEDDELVMTPELFRSCNALQLHLEALTLQPEGTQRMELVQNEVRPIFTVECQLSGDLIRKVPRQPMFHIMQFESEKFQSLTQCTRFGQTAQRQVDMEDKTLQDPEQSAGHVDITVWWREPGTCLNEMLGMGRLELRELYKASLLEQCKCIAIRRRDVHLGSVYLKISLLQSLNGSPEQPQQQQQQPGQKNESGNKAAVNCNSKAVLTPPQPPAPPPPPPQANNNSKAILECINFMAETNKVRLLRGYLYAGELRQLTAGSKTACQELSLEPFWQPQPLLTKITDGGSFELQEQFAIINDERFLQSVERQQLVMELRPLGGVVRLPLHQFFIAYRDSSITNHLCKGKLPVISIDGWAPIVSAENQAPLGELKVLLAIGSESQIAQLKQLRGFDPDNNQVPAPSRTTDLLDMLQNAIAAPTPSIAAPVMPPPPAPPAPSTFSFQLRIVGAAGLPLNPGYGKSKKQVKRQSAAKRFPPNEPPNTYVTFQAISCNSQTYKSHEGLVYATPIVPKSTKPQWLSKFRVDVSRDYRSNPQKLFILKLWKKAIVSPNGITEPSPHEDAIIGFAALNLNQKQAGGGFPSGWHNIVDFNGRVTGGIEAHVEPISPSVDTVIDQFEKSMELGHLQLGQAIKRKYTELEEISQRLRSRLVDVTGETLKFPEFDVDSALDSWQQEGDDDDLAEDFERSLRTPTPPGSPTPSTSSAAQNLRNSNGQE is encoded by the exons ATGATAGCGGAATTCCCACGGCCGACGACGAATGTGAATTGGGAAAATCGAAAAAGCAGGCAAAGCCAGGAGGCGGATAAATCGCCGAGCGAGTGCAGCAAATCGATCAGCTGTGACGTCGACGGGGGCAGAAAGTTTGGCCAAAAGAAAAGGTCaaacaagcagcagcagcaacaacaacaacaactgcaggcGGAACGGAAAGAAGAGGAGCTCTGTCAGAAGCAAGGGGTAAAGGATAAGAATagtaagaagaagaagaagctaGCAGGCGAGGAGGATAAGAAGAAAAAGCAAGAGGAAAGGGAAAATaggaagaagaagcagcagcttcagcagcagcaaagggCAAATAAGAAGAAGCAGCGACATCAGCCTCCCCGTGTACAGAGGAAAAAAAACCTCGTCTTATTTTTAGATTATTTACGCCAGTTTGGTGCCGTCGAAAGCGAAATTGTCGCTGTCGAATCAGCCGGCTGCTGTGACGTCAGAGGAGCAGGCTGCCATCACGCCAACGGTAAATACGCCGCCCATAACggcacttggagccatttcgAGCATAAAACCCAAATTTATGCTCTATATCGTCACCTGGAGATCGGTGGCCCGCTCGAACaagtgcaacagcaacagcagctgagGGTCTGTCCAATCAGGACCCGGCTGCGCTTCGAGATGCTCTTCGCGGAGCCACCGCCCACCcagggccacgcccccaccgCCCACGGTCACGACCATACGGCCGATAATATGCCAGATGCGCCACCTGGCGGCGAGCCGGTGATCCCAATGCTGCAGGATCAGCAAAACAGCGAACTTATGGCCG GCACCGCCAGCAACGTCGAGCTAATGGAGGCCATGAAGAAACTGGACGCGGACCTGGTGGCTCTTTTCGCCACTGCTGCCTCTGCCGAGCCTCTTAAGATTAGGAAACAACAGGAGGTCCTATGGCCGGAAGCCGAGCCGGAACAAATCGCCCAGGATTCGGAGGATGATGAGCTGGTGATGACGCCGGAGCTCTTCCGCAGCTGCAACGCCTTGCAGCTCCACTTGGAGGCACTGACGTTGCAGCCGGAGGGGACCCAACGCATGGAACTGGTTCAGAACGAAGTGCGACCCATTTTCACCGTGGAGTGCCAGCTGTCGGGGGACTTGATCCGTAAAGTGCCGCGCCAACCGATGTTCCACATCATGCAGTTCGAGTCGGAGAAGTTCCAGAGCCTGACGCAGTGCACCCGTTTCGGGCAGACGGCTCAGCGTCAGGTCGATATGGAGGATAAGACCCTGCAGGATCCGGAACAGAGCGCTGGCCATGTAGACATCACGGTTTGGTGGCGCGAACCCGGCACCTGTCTCAACGAAATGCTCGGCATGGGTCGCCTGGAGCTCAGGGAGCTCTACAAGGCATCCCTGTTGGAGCAGTGCAAGTGCATTGCCATTCGGCGACGCGACGTCCACCTGGGTAGCGTGTacttgaagatcagtctgctGCAGAGTTTGAATGGTAGCCCggagcagccgcagcaacagcagcagcagccgggCCAAAAGAACGAAAGTGGAAACAAGGCAGCAG TTAACTGCAACTCGAAGGCCGTTTTAACGCCCCCTCAGCCGCCGGCAccgccacctcctcctccccaagccaacaacaacagcaaagcCATCTTGGAGTGCATCAACTTCATGGCGGAGACCAATAAAGTCCGTCTCCTCAGGGGTTATCTCTACGCCGGGGAGCTGCGTCAATTAACGGCGGGTAGTAAGACCGCCTGCCAGGAGCTATCGCTTGAGCCCTTCTGGCAGCCACAGCCACTGCTGACCAAGATCACTGATGGCGGATCCTTCGAGCTGCAGGAGCAGTTCGCCATCATCAATGATGAGCGCTTCCTGCAGAGCGTCGAGCGGCAGCAGCTGGTCATGGAGCTGCGTCCCTTGGGAGGAGTCGTACGACTTCCGCTGCACCAGTTCTTCATCGCCTACAGAGACTCCAGCATCACAAATCACCTGTGCAAGGGAAAG CTACCAGTGATCTCCATCGATGGCTGGGCACCCATTGTCAGTGCTGAGAACCAGGCGCCTCTGGGCGAGCTCAAGGTGCTCCTGGCCATTGGAAGTGAGTCGCAGATCGCTCAACTGAAGCAGCTGCGTGGCTTCGACCCTGACAACAACCAAGTACCGGCTCCAAGCAGGACCACAGACTTACTCGACATGCTTCAAAATGCCATCGCAGCTCCGACGCCGAGCATCGCAGCTCCAGTAATGCCGCCGCCACCGGCTCCGCCAGCGCCCAGTACCTTTAGCTTCCAGTTGCGCATCGTGGGAGCTGCTGGACTGCCCCTGAATCCCGGCTATGGGAAATCGAAGAAGCAAGTCAAACGTCAGTCGGCAGCCAAGCGCTTCCCGCCCAACGAACCTCCCAACACGTATGTGACCTTCCAGGCCATCAGTTGCAATAGTCAGACGTACAAGTCGCACGAAGGATTGGTGTACGCCACACCCATTGTACCCAAATCGACGAAGCCCCAGTGGCTCAGCAAGTTCCGGGTGGACGTGAGCCGCGATTATCGCAGCAAT CCCCAGAAGCTATTCATTCTGAAACTGTGGAAGAAGGCGATTGTTAGCCCAAATGGCATCACAGAGCCTTCGCCTCATGAAGATGCCATAATAGGATTCGCTGCACTTAATCTCAATCAGAAGCAGGCGGGCGGAGGCTTTCCCAGCGGATGGCATAACATAGTAGACTTCAATGGACGTGTGACTGGGGGAATCGAGGCGCACGTGGAGCCCATATCGCCCAGTGTGGATACCGTGATCGATCAGTTCGAGAAGTCCATGGAACTGGGTCACTTGCAGTTGGGCCAGGCCATCAAGCGCAAATACACGGAGCTGGAGGAGATCTCGCAGAGATTGCGATCTCGGCTGGTGGATGTGACGGGGGAAACGCTGAAGTTTCCGGAATTCGATGTTGACTCCGCATTGGACAGTTGGCAACAGGAGGGAGATGACGATGATTTGGCGGAGGACTTTGAACGCTCCCTGCGCACTCCCACGCCGCCGGGCTCGCCAACGCCCTCCACCAGCTCCGCCGCACAAAATCTCAGAAACTCCAACGGCCAGGAATAG
- the LOC117138990 gene encoding glutaminyl-peptide cyclotransferase has translation MLHRTARMWTLCVQTALIATLVRGSISQKDNLVGRTQISYNPSELSESRFLEYSNLSDKLHLREAIDKILIPRVVGTTNHSIVREYIVQSLRDLDWVVEVNSFHDHAPIKGKLHFHNIIATLNPNAERYLVLSCHYDSKYMPGVEFLGATDSAVPCAMLLNLAQVLQEQLKPLKKSKLSLMLLFFDGEEAFEEWGPKDSIYGARHLAKKWHHEGKLDRIDMLVLLDLLGAPDPAFYSFFENTESWYMRIQSVETRLAKLQLLERYASSGVAQRDPTRYFQSQAMRSSFIEDDHIPFLRRNVPVLHLIPVPFPSVWHTPDDNASVIDYATTDNLALIIRLFALEYLLGGAETK, from the exons ATGCTACATCGAACCGCTAGAATGTGGACGCTGTGCGTGCAGACGGCTTTGATAGCCACCTTGGTGAGGGGATCCATTTCCCAGAAGGATAATCTCGTGGGAAGAACACAG ATATCCTACAATCCCAGCGAGCTCTCCGAGTCCAGATTCCTGGAGTACAGCAATCTATCCGATAAGCTTCACCTAAGGGAAGCCATTGACAAAATCCTTATACCTCGAGTTGTGGGCACAACAAATCATAGCATCGTGCGCGAATACATCGTCCAGAGTTTGAGGGATCTAGACTGGGTTGTGGAAGTGAACAGCTTTCATGATCACGCTCCCATCAAAggcaaattgcatttccaCAACATCATCGCTACCCTGAATCCAAATGCTGAGAGATATCTGGTGCTGTCCTGCCATTATGACAGCAAGTACATGCCTGGAGTGGAATTCCTGGGGGCCACCGACTCAGCAGTGCCCTGTGCCATGCTTCTCAACCTGGCCCAGGTGCTTCAGGAGCAGCTGAAACCCCTCAAGAAGAGCAAACTGAGCTTGATGCTCTTGTTCTTCGATGGCGAGGAGGCTTTCGAGGAGTGGGGACCCAAGGACTCCATCTATGGAGCACGACACCTGGCCAAAAAGTGGCACCATGAAGGAAAACTGGATAGAATAGATATGCTGGTGCTCCTGGATCTGTTGGGAGCCCCCGATCCGGCATTCTACAGCTTCTTCGAAAACACCGAGTCCTGGTACATGCGTATCCAGTCCGTGGAGACACGTCTTGCCAAGTTGCAGCTCCTGGAGCGCTATGCCAGCAGCGGAGTTGCCCAGCGCGACCCCACCCGCTACTTCCAGTCGCAGGCCATGCGATCCTCCTTCATCGAGGACGATCACATACCCTTCCTGCGGCGAAATGTGCCGGTCTTGCACCTCATTCCGGTGCCCTTTCCCAGTGTATGGCATACGCCCGACGATAACGCCAGCGTGATCGATTATGCGACGACGGACAACCTGGCGCTGATTATACGGCTCTTCGCTTTGGAGTATCTGCTGGGCGGAGCCGAGACGAAGTAG